One genomic region from Rosa rugosa chromosome 1, drRosRugo1.1, whole genome shotgun sequence encodes:
- the LOC133714517 gene encoding fanconi-associated nuclease 1 homolog translates to MVLHRTGSCVRISSNAESLIWRAERLFFLNGEQDLSAFLLVDLGIVKYPTYKCIVSQQIFSARDDLLGYEEAIEVAQIVDEALDGSNTGLVLKCIKIADSHLSNPVQSLTSESMAPFLSHFSATFVYSKVVLLGISFLESEHSSI, encoded by the exons ATGGTTTTGCACAGAACAGGATCTTGTGTTAGGATATCTTCAAATGCGGAGTCCCTTATCTGGCGTGCTGAG AGGCTTTTCTTCCTGAATGGTGAACAGGATCTCTCAGCATTTCTACTGGTGGATTTGGGAATAGTCAAGTATCCAACTTACAAGTGCATAGTCTCACAACAAATTTTCTCAGCTCGAGATGATTTGCTTGGCTATGAAGAG GCTATTGAAGTGGCACAAATAGTTGATGAAGCTCTTGATGGAAGCAACACTGGATTGGTCTTAAAGTGCATAAAGATAGCTGATTCCCATTTATCCAATCCGGTTCAATCCTTGACCTCTGAATCAATGGCTCCATTCCTTTCCCACTTTTCAGCAACATTTGTCTACTCAAAAGTGGTTTTACTAGGAATTTCTTTTCTTGAGAGTGAGCATAG TTCTATCTAG